The sequence below is a genomic window from Zootoca vivipara chromosome 9, rZooViv1.1, whole genome shotgun sequence.
gccacacccagtccaggacccgggagatgaccctatcttttgtggaatggtgcgcaacttcttgtgcctgaataggtcggtcgggaagcagctccagggtcataacctcttgcgcaggcgctgggtcggggcctgtttctggtagtggtagcctgctgagggcgtctgcgtggcccatcgccttcccagggcggtggattagtgcatactggtagccggcaaggaaaattgaccacctgaggacacgtggagacaacacttggggggtctgcttctcaggggcaaacaggccaagcaacggcttgtggtcagtcactatggtaaagggccgcccgtacaagaaatcatggaatttttttacgcccttcacgattgccagaccctccttgtcaatctgtgagtagtttcgttcggctgcagcaagcgtctgggagaagtatgccaccggcacctctcttccatccgggagttggtgtcccaggacagcgccgatgccatagggagaggcgtcgcatgccagcaccactggcagcctctcgtcgaagtgtgctaagaccgagttcgagacgagcaagtccttgactgcctggaatgcggccctttgtcgctggccccacacccaaggggcccttttatctaggagtctgtgtaggggctccgctaccgctgccttatggggaaggaaggcatggtaaaagttcaatagtcccaagaatgactgaagttcgggcttgctcttgggcgctggggcctcacaaatggcccgtaccttgtcaccggttggatggaccccttctgcgtccaccttaaatcccagaaagtccacctgcggcactcccagtaaacacttttcccgcttcaccttgaggcccgccgtctggaaacggtgcaggacggagcggaggcggtcctcaaattcctctggtgtgggcccggcgatcagtacatcatcgaagaagggggtgacgcctggaatccctttaaggagagagtccattagattctggaatatgcctggtgccacgctaacgccaaattgcagccgctttactctgaatgcccctctgtgcgtcacaatcgtctgagcctctgctgtggcttcgtccacaggcaactgttgatacgcttgggccaagtccagtttgccgaagatttttgacccagccagggtggcgaggacatggctgaccactggcactgggtatgcatgggccgtgagagccttgtttatggtgcatttgtagtctgcacagatgcggaccgaaccgttaggcttgacaggtgtgacaattggagtttcccagggggcgttgggcaccggctccagcactccttgctccacgagccggtccaattcctcgtctatgcggggtttcagggcgaacgggacccggcgggccttgtgcctgatgggtcgtacagcggggtctagctgtagggcaatggggggtcctgtatatcgtcccaatgccccatcgaaaacccctggaaactctttgcatatggcgtccacgtccacttgtaagctagtgcggttcaccccggtaacggctagccccagaggtccaaaccatgccagtcccagtaagctaacgtaggggcccttaac
It includes:
- the LOC132592642 gene encoding uncharacterized protein K02A2.6-like, which produces MELDTGSTLSIISARTLRELCPNGGPKLRPAPFTLRDFQKRKVPTMGVGTFRVQYRGRKQQLDLLVVKGPYVSLLGLAWFGPLGLAVTGVNRTSLQVDVDAICKEFPGVFDGALGRYTGPPIALQLDPAVRPIRHKARRVPFALKPRIDEELDRLVEQGVLEPVPNAPWETPIVTPVKPNGSVRICADYKCTINKALTAHAYPVPVVSHVLATLAGSKIFGKLDLAQAYQQLPVDEATAEAQTIVTHRGAFRVKRLQFGVSVAPGIFQNLMDSLLKGIPGVTPFFDDVLIAGPTPEEFEDRLRSVLHRFQTAGLKVKREKCLLGVPQVDFLGFKVDAEGVHPTGDKVRAICEAPAPKSKPELQSFLGLLNFYHAFLPHKAAVAEPLHRLLDKRAPWVWGQRQRAAFQAVKDLLVSNSVLAHFDERLPVVLACDASPYGIGAVLGHQLPDGREVPVAYFSQTLAAAERNYSQIDKEGLAIVKGVKKFHDFLYGRPFTIVTDHKPLLGLFAPEKQTPQVLSPRVLRWSIFLAGYQYALIHRPGKAMGHADALSRLPLPETGPDPAPAQEVMTLELLPDRPIQAQEVAHHSTKDRVISRVLDWVWRGWPSSSPGPEFAGYTNRKHELSAHKGCLLWGSRVVVPQPLRQRVLTALHETHPGVVRMKALARSYVWWPGIDREIEAWVQHCQTCQESRPDPPRAPVQPWESARHPWSRLHVDFAGPFQGKTFFIVVDSYTKWLEVALVPSTSTAAAIRVLRKLFATHGLPDTLVSDNGTAFTSEEFQTFTAQNAIRHIRSAPFHPATNGQAERMVRTTKDSLRRMTQGDWEYRLAAFLLAQHSTPSTTTGRSPAELLMGRRLATRLDRLHPDRAQDEVVVGKGRNPRTFVAQDPVYAKNFGAGPAWVPTTVTKVTGPVSYEVLTEGGQCWRRHCDQLRRRFPGGTREESRTEGSQGDSRAVRLVEREGWAGEAEAVGTEGRPEAGRTPEPELQPSGSVAPDQTAPAQPAASEHEPEPEPLTKEHPRPQRTRRRPADLGDYECNFPGRTGT